The Paenibacillus pabuli DNA segment CTGCTTGGTTGTGGTGAGCATGAAGCCAAAGCCGGGAATCCTATTGTATTTGGACGTGGTGGAAGAATGTCTTTGCTTTGGTTGGATCGATGGGATAAAGAAAAAATTGTCTGACACAGAGCTTGCACAGAGACTGTCACCCCGAAGCAAAAACAGTTCCTGGACTGAATTGAACAAAGAACGGGTCAGGCGTCTTGAAACGTTGGGATTCATGAGTGATGAAGGAAGAAAGGTGCTGCCGAACATGGAAGGGGATTCCTTTCGCATAGCTGAGGATATTGAGATCAGGCTTAGAGAGGATCAAGAAACATATAAGAATTTCATGGCTTTTCCCGCCCTCTATACAAGAGTACGCATTGATACGATACAGAGCGTTAAGAATCACCCTGCAATGTTCAATCACAGATTGGATAAATTCATTACACACACTAGAGACAACAAAATCTACGGTCAATGGAATGACGATGGGCGCCTTCTGAATTACTGAATGGTATAAACCTGCGTATCACACGGAAGTGATGTGGGACAGTCACCAATCTGCCTCTGGCCGATATCCTATAGGTAAAAGGAGGACTGTTTCATGTCGCTTTTGTATCAACCTTCTGAACTGGAGAACGACAATGCTCCTCTGGAAGCATGGAAAAAGGATGCGTACTGTTTGTTTGCCTCCAAAATGAGTGATCGGGAAGCACGTTTCCCTTGTATTCCAGCGACTCAGGCCTTCGCCATGGGGCATCTCCGGTATGGTTTTGTTTCTGGCTTGGATTGCGAGCCCGTTGATCGTAAGCTGGCAGATATCATTTCGGAATACGGCCGGGCATCGCGTTCTTTTGGTGAATATTCATCCCTGATTGTCTTTCTTGAATTAACGGATCAGTCAAGATCGGTTTTGGAGTATGAATCGGTATTCTGGCAGCTGTTAAGCCAGGTCAGTAATCTGGATGTAAAGCCATGGCCCGAAGATATTCCGGAGAACCCGGAGAATCCCTTATGGGAGTTCTGTTATGATGATGAACGATATTTCGTCTATTGCGGGACCCCGGCTCACATTTCCAGGCAGAGTCGAAATTTTCCTTATTTCATGCTCGCAATGACGCCTCGCTGGGTACTGGACCAATGGAATGCTCACCCCAAGAAAGCTGCAGCCATTGGGCCCAAGATTCGTGAACGACTTGCAGCATACGATGCCGTACCCGCTCATCCTGAATTAAAACAATACGGTTCGCAGGGGAATCTTGAATACAAGCAGTATTTCCTGAGAGATGATGCTACCTCCCCTTCACATTGTCCTTTTCTTCGCGCTCTTCAAGCGGAAAAGATTCAGGAATAGAAGTGAGTTTACCCTTCCTTGTCCTAAACGTGCTCTCCTCCGAATAAGCTGTACTCTGCAGATATTAGGAGGAGTGTCTCAGTAACCGGATTCAGGAAAGGGAAATGAATATGGAAATGGAACTGTATATCAAATATGTTCTGATCGGACTAGCTATCGCCATGCCTATTGGAGCAATCACCATAGAGATGGCCAAACAGGGCTTGAAAAATGGCTTCATTCACGGCTGGGCAGTTGGTTTGGGCGGAATGACCCTGGATACGTCTTTGATTCTCGCCATGTATTTTGGATTTGCCTCCATCCTTTCCCTCCCTTATGTTCAGATTCCTCTCTGGCTTGTTGGAGCCGGGTTTCTTGCCTATCTCGGCTATGACTCGATCCGAAATGCAGATCAGGATATCACGTCAGCCGACGCGAAGGTGAAGAAGTCCTTTTGGAAGACATACCGTAACGGCCTGCTTGTTGCCATCTCCCCGGGTAATCTGATCTTTTGGGTATCGGTCTTCGGAGCCGTACTGTCTGATTCATATCGTTCTGCCGGGAAGGAAAGTTTTGCTATTGCGGCTTGCGGGGTGCTGTGCGGCATTTTAATCCACGACCTGGGTCTGGTCACCCTGGTTTCTGTCACACGAAAAGTGATGAGCCCGCGAATGATCCATTTGGTTTCTGTTGCTGCAGGTATACTTCTGCTCGGTTTTTCGCTTTATTTTTTGTATGAGTTCGTACTTTCTCTCTGGATATATATTCAGTAATAGCCTTGGTTGGTTGGACAACCCCGATCCATAGGAAGAATTCTAAGATAGATAAGGAGCCCAATTAATGGGTTCCTTTTTTGTTGTGGCTTCAAAAGGGTTGCTTCTTGATAGCGCTATATCACTGTTTACAGGGCAAAAAGCAAGTAATGAACACCGGCGCAACGGATGACTACTCGCTGTAAAAGCCCGCTACTCCGGGCTCTAATGAACATCTCCACAATCAAGGACTATCGACGGTAATTTTATCTCTCCACTATGATACAGCTATGGTTGTTGCATCCCCATAGGAGAATCTTGAGGAAAGGAATGAAGTCAGATGCAAAGAAATACAAAAGCCACAACACTCATGTTCCCAGCCTCCAGAGCACCAACGCTGTTAGGCAGAATGGTTAGAAACCGTTGGTTGTATTTCATGCTTCTGCCCGGCCTGCTGTACTTTCTTCTATTTAAGTACTGGCCCATGTATGGAATACTCATCGCTTTCAAGGATTACCAACCATTCCTTGGCTTCTGGGATAGTCCTTTTGTAGGGCTCAAACATTTTGAGCGTTTGTTTAACGATCCTAACTTTATCGTTCTTTTCCGGAATACGCTTGTCCTTGCCATGCTCAACATTTTGTTTTTCTTCCCCCTGCCCATTGTTATTGCACTCATGTTAAATGAACTTCGCCACCACTTGTTTAAGCGAACCATTCAGACACTGGTATATATCCCACATTTCATGTCATGGGTAGTTGTGGTGGGGATTGCTTACATCTTCTTAACTACAGAAGGCGGAATTGTAAATGATCTTCTGGTGTACTTTGGCTGGGAGAAAATAAATTTTCTGGCAAGCAATGAGTGGTTCCGAACCATCGTTACCGCTGAGGTGATCTGGAAAGAAACCGGCTGGGGCACGATCATTTTCCTTGCGGCCCTGTCAGGGGTCGATCCGCAGTTGTATGAAGCGGCCCGGATGGATGGAGCAAACAGACTTCGTCAGCTATGGCATATTACCCTGCCTGCCATTCGCAGCACCATCATCATTCTATTGATCCTTCGCCTGGGGAACTTCCTGGACACCGGATTCGAACAGATCTTCCTAATGCTCAACGCCATGAATCGTGAGGTCGGAGAAGTGTTCGACACTTACGTATACTCCGTGGGGATTAGCCAAGGGCAATACAGCTTCAGCACGGCAGTTGGTTTGTTCAAGTCTTTGATAGGTTTGGTGCTTGTGGTTGTAGCCAATCATTTGGCCAAGAGATTTGGCGAGGAAGGAATTTACTAAGGAAGGAGCTCATCATGGAATGCCTATTAAACCTAGCGTGGGAAGTCGGGTTTTCGATGTACTGAACATCATGCTGTTGACTGTGTTTGCTATGCTCACGGTACTCCCCTTCGTTTACGTTATTGCCGGCTCCTTCGCCACTCAGAAGGAATTATTGCTGCGTGGGTTCATTTTATTTCCAACAGAGTTTACACTGGATGCATACAAGTACATTTTCTCGACCCCCACTCTTGTCAAAAGTTTGCTTGTTACCATCTACATTACCGTGTTCGGCACACTGATTAACATATTTTTGACCTGTTTAATGGCCTATCCCTTAGCTCGCAGGGACATGGACTTCCGCAAGCCGATTCTCATGCTGATCGTATTCACGATGTTGTTCAGTGGCGGCATGATTCCAACATTTCTTGTGGTCAAACAGTTAGGTATGATCAATACGTACTGGTCCTTGCTAATACCAGGAGCCATCAGTGCTTTTAACTTGATCATTATCCGCAACTTCTTTCAGCAGCTTCCCGAGAGCCTGGAAGAGTCAGCCAAGATCGATGGATGCAATGATTTGAGCGTATTTTTTCGCATCGTGCTCCCTCTTTCCATGCCGGCAATTGCCACCTTCTCGCTGTTTTATGCTGTAGGGCATTGGAATACTTACTTTAGCGCTGTGCTCTATATTAACGATAACACCAAATGGCCAATTCAGGTGCTATTGCGGCAGTTCGTTATTTTGGCCTCTGGCGGTATTGGAGACTCCACTGCAATGGAATCCGACTATGTTTCCCCACCGGAACAATCCATTAAGATGGCTGTCATTGTTGTTTCTACTCTGCCGATCCTGCTCGTATATCCATTTTTGCAAAAGCATTTCGCCAAGGGTGTATTACTCGGTTCTGTGAAAGGTTGACCGTAACTTAAGCAATGAATTCACGATTAGGGGGATTATATATGAAAAAACAACATCGAAAGTCATTGATTAGTACTGGAGCTCTCATCGCTTCCTTAAGCTTAATCATCACAGCTTGTGCCGGGAACAACTCCAACGAGGCTCAAGGAACTGGTGCGGGCGGTGAGCAAGGAGCTCTTCCCTTGACCATGATGCTGCCAACGTATAGTGCCGAACAGATGAATGCGAACAGCTCCATATTGGCTTTGCTTGAGGAGAAAACGAATACCGATCTAACCGTGTCCTGGGTCCCCTCCTCATCCTACACGGATAAATTAAGTGCTACGGTTGCCTCCGGCGAGCTGCCCAAAACTTTTGTTGCATTGGAGCCAAAAGCATCTTTTATCATCAATGCTGCCCGGTCGGGCATGTTCTGGGAATTGGGACCATATCTCAAAAGTTATCCAAATCTGAGCAAGATGTCTGATGTTGTGTTAAGCAACTCATCCATTGACAACAAAATCTATGGCCTGTATCGCGAACGGGATATTGCCCGTTTCGGTTTGATGATCCGCCAGGACTGGCTGAACAATCTGGGACTGGAAGCTCCGAAGAATGTGGATGAACTTTATGAAGTTTTGAAAGCGTTTGCTACAGAGGATCCGGATCAAAACGGCAGACAGGATACCGTCGGTCTTGCGGTAGGTATGCAGGGGAATAATATCGCTGGATTCAAGGACATCTTAGTGTATCTTGGAGGTCCAAATGAGTGGGAACTGAAAGACGGGCAGTTAATCCCTGCTCACATGACCAGTGCGTATATGGACACCCTGAAGTTTTACAAGAAATTGTATGATGAGAAGCTCATCAATCAGGATTTTGCGCTGGTTCAGGACGGTCGGTCTGTGATGTACAAAGGCAAAGCCGGAGTATGGATTGACAATATGCTGGATGGCAAAAACATCGAAGAGAATATCAGGAAGGTTACACCCGATGCCAAAATTGATCTGATTAACCGGATCTCCGGCCCGAATGGAGACGCCACGCGAGCAGGCACAGGTTATTTGGGCATGTATATGATTCCGAAAACGAGTGTCAAAACCGAAGATGAATTGAAGCGAATTCTTGCCTACTTCGATAAGGTATCGGAGAAGGACATGCAAAACCTGCTGAAGTATGGCGTTGAAGGTAAACAGTACACGGTGGAAAACGGAGAATACAAGCAGAACCCGGATCCTAAATTACGGGCAGAGATGACGGATAGCAATCAGTTTATGATCTTGCAGGATCAGGTGGAAAACTTCGGTACCGAACTGGAGAAACTCAGCACCGAGTTGTTCAAAGACAACGCCACCTTTGCCATCCAGAATCCAGCCTCTCCCTACATCTCCAATACCGCCATTGAGCTGGGCAATGAATTAAACAAGATCATTCAGGATGCCACGGTCAAATTCATTATGGGCACCGCCAGTGAAGCGGATTGGAATCAGGCAGTGGAGAAGTGGCTGCAAGGCGGCGGAAGCAATATTATTGAAGAGATTAATGCGGATTACGCCAAGTCTGCAAAAAAGTAATATCTGGTTTGATCTCCTAATTCGATTAAAAGCCCCTAGGACGATGATCTTGATCTCAACTCATCCTGTGATCCTAGGGGCTATTTTTCTATGAGTTGTATGGGAACCGTCATTGTTCTTCCCTGTACTTGCCGGGCGTAGTTCCTGCAATTTTCCTGAAGGAGCGAATAAAATTGGCCGCGTTATTGTATTGCAGGCGTTCTGAAATTTCAGCAATTTTCATATCTGTCTCCTTAAGCCATCGCTTGGCCATATCCATCCGATACATTGTCAGATACTCTCCAAAGTTAACCCCCGTTTCCTGACGAAACACACGACTCACATAATGAGGGTGATAATTGATTCGTGCTGAGCAACTTTCCAACGTTAACTCCGAATCGAACTCCCGTTGAATCATGTCGATGATGGCTTCCGAAATATGCTTGAACTGCGTTTCACGGCGATTTTCGAGTTCCTGGGCGTATGGCACAACAAATAATGTCCAAAACCAGGACTCCATTTCAGTAACGTTCCGCAGTTTGAATAAAGTATCAATTAATGAAGACTCGTCTCCCTCAAGCCCTTCCATTGGAATAGAAAGTTCATGACCGAATTTAAGGAAATTCACCAGCAGCCGCAAGAGTGACAAATGGTAATGCTGAAATGGTGTTTGGGCCGGAAACAGGTCCTCCATAAATTTTTTCAATTCGATCTCAGATTGAGCCAGGTTTCCTGCTCGTATGGCATCGAATAGCGCCTGCTCTCGGTCATGTGGAAACATGCCCGGATCATTCTTCTGTGGCTGCACGTCATCAATAAACAGAATCGACTCTTGTCCAAGTCCCACACTGAATTTCAGTGATGTCATGGCTTCATTCAATGCATTCCTGGCATGGTCAAAAAAGTGAAACGGACGGCTAATACCGATACTAACCCGTATTCCCAGGTATTGGGCAATCGCCTTCTGGGCGTTCAAAGACAACATGAATAACTCTTCCTTGAGCTCGGCTCCCGCTTTGGATGACCCGATTAGGGTAACTTGGTAATCGGTGGTCACCACCGGTACCAACCTGTTATCGGAGGGTATTAGTTCACCGACCATATTACTGATTGCAAACAACAGTAAGTCTCGATTCCTCTCCTCGTAGCGGGTACCTTTGAGGGTATCCATCTGGATCGCCACCAGGCTCATGGACGACCATGCCCGCTGCACGCCATACAGTCCCAATTTCTCTTCAAAATCGGTATGGCCAATCTCACCCTTTAGCAATTTATGCATAAAAAATTCTTTCAGCTGCAGTTGTTGGCCCTGTAGTTCGTTCATGACAACGGAGTGATTGCGGATCAGATCGTTTACCCGCTCTCCAATAACTTGCAGCTCACCAGCAGCTTTCTCCCTCCCTGCTTGCGGGGAAGCTACAGCTGCAAGGGTTGAATAGATGGATTGAATCGGGCTGTACATTCTCTTCGATCCGAACCAGGCCAGAACGAGAGTGACCAGCAATATCAAAAAGCAAACGAGCAAGGTAATCCAGCCAATGATCTGATTCTGTTGATTTACTTGTTCGTTAGAGGCAACCGATACATAAATCCAGCCATTGTAAGAGGATTTACGATATGTGACGGTTACCTTCTCCCCCTCAAGCTTCGATATATACTGCCCGGCAGTCGCATCAGTTTCTTTAAGCCTTTGAAGATAAGACTCTCCCGACATATTGCTTCCCGGTGATGAACCTCTATCACTTCGATGGATAAGCCTATAATCACGATCCAATATGAAAGCGTTTGCTATTTTTCCGTTTTGAACGGATAACGTTCTTCGAATCACGTCGGGAGACAGCGCTACACTAATCAGTCCTTTTGGATTCGCAGCGTTAAACGGGTACTTTTTTACGAAATAGACAGATTCCAACGAATCCGGCTGATTGTCATGCCCTCTGCTCCAGAAAGAGCCAGCCTGCTCACGAGAAAATAACTCAAGTTGTGACTTGAATTCAGGGGAGCTGTACTCATTCACACCTGTGCTTGTGACCAGCCATTTCTTGTTCAGACTGTACAAATAGATTTCCTTAATCCCGAGCTCATACGTTTGAATGGTAGCAATACCCTTATACAGCTCATGAACCATTTCAAAATCCTGATTCGTAATCGGCTTGGTGAATGCCTGTCTAACGATCGGAGACTGCAAAAACTGCGTTGCCGAGTTATCTACGGTTCTCAGCATTTGCTCTACACCCATCTGCGTCTGCTGCAGTAACAATTTATTACCTTCATTCACCTTTTCCTGAACGGTCAAGGAGGAATTATAGTAGGAAAAGGTACCGAGAACAATTACCGGGAGAGTTCCTATGATAATAGAGAATAACAATAGCTTCCATAAAAAAGAAAGGGAACGTAATTTCATAATGCCTCCTCAATGATTCCGGTTCATTACATTATTACATTAGTTCCCAGATGAGGATACGTCAATCCTTTTTAACTTCACTTGTTAGTTAGAATGACTATGGGATGTTCCCTTGTTTAATAGATAAATGAAAAATCCCCCTACGACGGATCGATTCTGAAAATTCATTTGTTGGCCGGTAAGGGTATCGTACCAATCGGTTACGGGTACACGGCTTGTTGTCTCATTCATGAATTGCCATAGTGGCAAGATCATCTGTTCAAACTGTTCTTTCGTTTCGCTCATGAAGGCACACCATACGAGCCAATCGGATTTGGTATACGTATCCCGGCTATCCAGAGGCGTGCCATACCGGTTTTGTTTTTGCTTATAATGGTTGAGTTCTCTCTCAGCAACCTCTTTGGGAAACAGGTTAAAGTCCAATAGACGATCCCACACCAGATTGTACTTCATACTCCATGTTTCGTCTTGGCTGTCAAACGTCAGCTTGTAGTGATCATCGGCTTCCGCCATGTATACCCACTCTTGTGCCATCTTTGCGGCCGCTTCACGATATAAGGTCTCCTCCTCCCGCATTCCAAGCTGTTCACACATATAAGCGTAGGCAGCAATGCCTAATATCGCTTTGATGGACAGGTTTGCATTGTGTGCAAGGTGGCCTGCGAAGTCATCGGTGCACAACTGATTGGCCGGGTCCAGACCATGCTGCAGCAGATATGATGCCCATTTCTTCAGATGTTCCCAGTGCTCACGTGCAAATTCTGCATGCTTCTCAAACTTGCTTACCGCCGCCGCCATCAAAAGCATGTTCCCACACTCTTCGATCGGCATCTGGTATTCAAGTTTGTTCTCGCCATAGACCTGGCCGTTCGCTTGGGGGTAAGTCCCCACGTCATGGGGTGCAAATTCGAACGCCCACTCACTGCTCTTGGCATATTTAAAGATTGGACGCATCATGCCTTTGACCATTTCCGGATTATATCTTAGAAACAGCGGAATCGATGGGTAGCTAACATCCACCGTAGCAATACAGCCATTACTGAAGTTTTCTTTGGAGAAAAATAATACGCTGCCATCGTAATCAGCAACCAGTTTATGTGCAGCAATCGCTTGCCGATAAGTGAGGGCCAGTATATCTCGATACGAATCTCCCCCTGCCGCCTGACTTTCTTCCAGGAGTTCACGGTTGAAGATCTGGCATCTCTGACTTATCTCTTCATATTGTTGTCCTGCCATGACCAGCATATGATGAAAGGTCATTCCGTCCTTTCTCCAGTAAGCGTTCAAGGGTTGATGAAAATATTCGATCGAGTGAATGTCATCATACGCTAACAGCAGATATCGGCAAGCCGTTTCTTCTTCGACGAGTCCCATATCCATTTCCACCGCCATAACAGGCATATTTTCAGAGACAGCCCTTGGGTTATATTCATCCTCTTCTACCTTCAACTGGCCTGTTCGAGCATAATGCACACGGCCTGATATCGAATGATGAACCGCTTTGCTATGGGGGGATAGAGGAACCACCAGATACATATATCCCCAATCTATTCTCGTATCATCGCCAGCAAGCTTTAGAATCGGCTGTTCAACCGTTCCCATGGACAATGCATGAAATTGATTGTCGATCACAGAAGATGACCAGGTGACTTGTTGTGATGCTGTATTCACACACCATTCGCCTGTCACATCAAAATAGATTTTCACTTCGTGTTTCCTGTGATCGATTGCACGAACATGGAAGGAAATATACGTCACGGGTCTCGATAACAACTCAAGATCATCCAATAATAGCGGCGTGGTAAATTGAACGTCCAGCTCGATGCCTTCCCCCTCAAAAGTATACCGAGTTGTTACTGGCTCAACAGTCAGACTCGTTTGTACAAGTACGCCGGGTTCCAATACATTTGCAGAACGATCATGTAGACCTATTTTCCCCATAAATCTTCTGATCTTGCCATCGATCACGGCCATGCCTACCATTCCCTGAGTTTTGTTGGTCCAGTGCCGAGTGTGATCTTCATAGAGTTGGTCGGCCGCTGACCATACGCTAAAATAGGGGTCGACCGTTACCAACGGCACAGCTGGTGGCCTGAAAGTCGTTGTCATGATTCACCTCTCCTTATTTAACTTATTTCTAATTAAAACAATATATCTAAGCACATCATCAACTTCATATTGGTAGCCGCAACTAACCCAAAAGGCTCCGCTGCCTTCTCTGGAAGGCATGGCAAAGCCTTTGGATTCTTATTCTTTGCTTTCAACCAATATCTAAATCAGTTCGGCATCTGGACGGTTACGACTTCCTTTCCTTTCAAATTATCGTTGGTAAACTGCATCGCCTGATCGTATCCGGTGTTCCTCAGTTGGTCCCTCAACTCGTTAATAATGCTCATGGCAGCTTCATCCGATTTTGCAAAAACGGCTTCTTTCCAAGCATCTCCCATCCGGTCCATGGATGGCTTCAACATTTCCCATTCAGGCGCTTTGGTGATGACATCACCCGGATTATAAGCTGTAATCACCTGTATCCCATTTGGACGAAGTACCTTTCGAGCATGATCCATTGCATCCACTCTATCCTGATCTGCCCAGATGTCCCCACCCGCGTACGAGTTGATGCGATCAAGTCCTGTTAACGATTCCAAACCAATGGAAATACCTACGTTTTTGCGAACTTTACCGGATTGATCCGCTGCGAATTTATCAAACCATTCCTTATTGGCTACAGGCTTGCCATCCTTCAAATCCCAATGAACACCTTGTACTCCGTAACGGGACAGCATAAAACCCTCGTCAGAGGCCATGTAATCCAAAAACTTGAGCGCTGCATCTACACATGCGCCTTTGCAGTTTTTGGTAATAACCGTTACGTTGTTGCCCTGAATGCCAAGATCCACGGGTCGACTCGGGTCGACATCAGCCCGCTCTAATGGACCGACAGGGATGTAATCGCTTCCAGGATGTGAGGTTACATATTCCTTGGAAGCATCCAAAATGGCCGGGTAATGTGCCGCAAGGATAGCAATACGACCTTGATTAATTTTTTCTTTGGCGATCGGATCTGTCTGGGTAAAAACATCAGGATCCAACAGCCCTTCTGCTACCATTTTACGATAGAACAACATATATTCTTCGTAACCTGGAGTGAAGAAACTGTGCTCCAGCGTACCATCGCCTTTGTCTACGTAGCCAGCGCCCGAATAGAACATCGTATTGCCAATACCTACAGACCAGCCGTTACTGAATCCGCCCAGCGGAAACACGGGCTGCCCGTTCTCCTGCAGGTTGGCGTCTTTGATTTTTTTGAGAAAGGCATAAAAATCCTCTTTCGTTACCACCGACTGCGGGTCCACACCGACCTTTTCGGCAATGTCCTTGCGTACATAGAACCCGTATAGCCAATCAATACCGTCTTCGTTTGTAGCAGGCTGGTTCTGCAAAAGCAGATACTTTTTCCCGTCATACGCATTAATCGCTTTTTCATACAAAGCTGGTGGTACATTTTCTTCCGCAATGGATTGGGCCAGGTTAGGATAATTGTCCAACTTATCAGATATATCGACTAATTGACCTTCTTTGGCTGCCTTGATGATTCCGTCAAGCTCGCCTCCCCAAGCAGGTCCGGTATATATATCTGGCAAATCCTGCGTGGCGAAAATCTGATTTACCTTTTCTGTCTCACTGCCTTTGGTATATTCCCACTCCAGGGTCACCCCGGTCTTTTCCTTAATGACTTCCTCTATAGGAGTGATTCCATTGTCCGACCCACCAGAACCATTCCAATTGTGCAGTATTTTTAGCGTGGTGCCATTACCCTCTCCATCGCCTTCTCCATTCTCTGATGAATTCATACAACCACTTAGCAAACTTCCAGTCATAATGGATACAAGCAATATGGACATGCCTTTCGACCAAATCCTATTCAAACCAATCGCCTCCTGGATATGGATATCAATGAATCACGGTAGAGTCTAGGCAGGTAAGTCCGTTATGATCAACCTTTAACCGAGCCAATCATGACCCCTTTGACGAAATAGCGTTGCAGAAACGGATAGATGCACAAGATGGGGAAAACCGTAATGACAAGCAGGGCCATGCGCATGGATTCGGGTGTTGCTCCGGCCCCACCGACTCCGCCTACCGTCTGGCCACCTTGCTGGGCTGCTCGCTGCATGGAATTGGATAGTGCTTCCGCTTCCGTCAGCATTTCTTGCAATAAGGTCTGCACCGGGATGAGATCTTTGTTGGATACGTAGTAGGCACCAGAGAACCAGTCATTCCAATGGGCTACTCCGATAAATAGTGAAATGGTTGCGAGCACCGGACCCGAAAGAGGCAGGATGATTCTTACAAAGATCTGGAAATCGCCATATCCGTCAATGCGGGCAGACTCCTCCAGTTCCTCCGGTATACCTTGCAGAAACGTACGAATAATGATGATATGCATGAAATTGAATAGCAGAGGCAAAACGTACACCCAAAAGGTATTAATCAGATGCAGCTTTTGAAGCGTAATAAAGAACGGAATGAAACCCGCACTGAAAATCGTGGGCAAAAAGATGTAAAAAGTAAAAAAGGAGCGGCCGGGCAGCGTTTTTTTGGAGAGTGCATAAGCCATTAGGGTACACAATATGACATGCAGGAACGTACCCAGCACGGTGCGCATGAGGGTGATTTGGTACGCTTTCCAGATCCGTGCATTATCAAAGACCTCGGCATAATTCTCCAATGTAAACTTCCGGGGCAGAAAATAAATCGCCCCTTGCATGGAGTCCTTACCTTCATTTAACGAATAGGCCAAAATATAAATAAATGGATATATCATGGAGAAACCAACCAACGCAAGAAAGGTATAGTTGAACACCGAGAATACAGACCATTTTCGTTCCATATCTTCACCTCCTTAGAACAGGGATACATCACTGACTTTGCGAGCAATGCGATTAACAGTAAGTACCAGGACAAGTCCAATAATACTCTGGAATAGCCCGACCGCTGCAGCATAACTTAGTCGCCCTTCGCGAATCCCGGAGTTGATGGCGTGCACATCCAGTACACTCCCGATGCTCGCGGTTGCCGGTCCATTCAGGAGAAGCAGCTGTTCGTAACCTGCACTCATCAGGCTGCCTACGGCAAGGATGAACAAGATGATGGCCACGTTGCGAATGCCTGGAAGTGTCACGTGCCACATCTGCCTGAAACGGCCTGCACCATCAATCTTGACAGCTTCATAGAGCTGCTGATCGATCCCTGCGATGGCAGCCATAAAGATGATGGAATTCCAGCCAATGTTCTTCCAGATATCCGATCCAACAATCAGTTGATAAAACCACGATGGATTGTTCAGGAACTGGATCGATTCCGCTCCCATGGCACCCATGAAGTCATTGACTGGTCCACCATACGGTGTCAGCAGCCTTTGCATTAGGGTAACTACAACAATCCAGGATACGAAATATGGCAAGTAGGATAATGTCTGAATCGTCTTCTTAAACCGGATCATGCGAATTTCATTTAACAGAAGTGCGAGAATGATGG contains these protein-coding regions:
- a CDS encoding carbohydrate ABC transporter permease — encoded protein: MERKWSVFSVFNYTFLALVGFSMIYPFIYILAYSLNEGKDSMQGAIYFLPRKFTLENYAEVFDNARIWKAYQITLMRTVLGTFLHVILCTLMAYALSKKTLPGRSFFTFYIFLPTIFSAGFIPFFITLQKLHLINTFWVYVLPLLFNFMHIIIIRTFLQGIPEELEESARIDGYGDFQIFVRIILPLSGPVLATISLFIGVAHWNDWFSGAYYVSNKDLIPVQTLLQEMLTEAEALSNSMQRAAQQGGQTVGGVGGAGATPESMRMALLVITVFPILCIYPFLQRYFVKGVMIGSVKG
- a CDS encoding ABC transporter permease, with the protein product MIKTRTTNNRLMKRIWQHKLFYLFMLPGIVWFFLFSYVPLYGIQVAFRDYNFIGGFTGSPWAGFKYFEQFFNYYQSGDIIRNTIIISLMKLLIGFPMPIILALLLNEIRMIRFKKTIQTLSYLPYFVSWIVVVTLMQRLLTPYGGPVNDFMGAMGAESIQFLNNPSWFYQLIVGSDIWKNIGWNSIIFMAAIAGIDQQLYEAVKIDGAGRFRQMWHVTLPGIRNVAIILFILAVGSLMSAGYEQLLLLNGPATASIGSVLDVHAINSGIREGRLSYAAAVGLFQSIIGLVLVLTVNRIARKVSDVSLF